One Vicinamibacterales bacterium DNA window includes the following coding sequences:
- a CDS encoding efflux RND transporter periplasmic adaptor subunit: MTNESRISLNRRVAAGAALGLVLVGAGATYVGLRLGRADGERDATMQAGAAQRQESAAISGSGHAAETTGTDAGLPDVQVTLTEEGTARAGIVVEPVARGTSALDLRLPAVVEPNAYRQVVVTPLVGGRVIRVSAELGDGVRRGETMAQIYSPPLAEAQTRYVSARAMLDAYDRELQRTEKLVEIGSASRQELERIHAEHASQTAAVQTARAELELLGLPPAAIAALDSGKSVDATSDVPAPLDGVVTERAANIGLNVDPSTKLFTVIDLASVWVVGEVYERDFSRVRVGSAAVVTTPAYPNLTLRGRVSYIDPQVSPATRTAKLRVEVPNPRGDLRLGMYAEVAITGDSASSVVLIPRTAVQNVGSRAVVYLASVKEPGRFTEREVVLGGGSGDRVEVTGGVQPGDRVVTHGSFALRAERERLGLRPRSGTSPNSPAPAAGADQSEGAVQSVRVAVTEQGFDPVRLTLQAGVPARLIVTRTTDNTCGTEIAVPSLGVKRALPLDTPVTIDFTPAKAGEIAFACGMNMLKGVIVVQ; this comes from the coding sequence ATGACCAATGAGTCACGCATTTCATTGAATCGACGGGTAGCGGCAGGCGCCGCGCTCGGTCTTGTCCTAGTGGGTGCAGGGGCGACCTATGTCGGACTGCGGCTCGGCCGCGCAGACGGCGAGCGAGATGCCACGATGCAGGCTGGCGCCGCCCAACGCCAGGAATCGGCGGCCATTTCCGGCAGCGGCCACGCTGCGGAGACGACGGGCACGGATGCCGGTCTGCCGGATGTGCAAGTGACGCTCACCGAGGAGGGCACTGCACGGGCGGGAATCGTGGTCGAGCCGGTCGCGCGCGGCACATCTGCTCTGGACCTTCGTCTGCCGGCAGTCGTTGAGCCGAACGCGTATCGGCAGGTAGTCGTGACGCCTCTGGTGGGTGGGCGGGTGATTCGCGTGTCAGCCGAACTCGGCGATGGCGTACGGCGGGGCGAGACGATGGCCCAAATCTACAGCCCGCCTCTGGCTGAGGCCCAGACACGATACGTGTCGGCCCGCGCGATGCTCGATGCGTACGACCGCGAGCTCCAGCGCACGGAGAAGCTGGTCGAGATCGGCTCGGCCAGCCGCCAGGAACTGGAGCGCATCCACGCCGAACACGCATCCCAAACCGCGGCCGTTCAGACGGCTCGAGCGGAACTCGAGCTTCTGGGGCTGCCGCCGGCCGCCATTGCCGCACTGGACTCCGGGAAGTCTGTCGATGCCACCAGCGATGTGCCGGCTCCACTCGATGGCGTCGTCACTGAGAGAGCGGCGAACATCGGCCTGAACGTCGACCCGTCGACCAAGCTGTTCACCGTGATCGACCTCGCGTCGGTCTGGGTTGTGGGGGAGGTCTACGAGCGGGACTTTTCCCGTGTGCGCGTGGGCAGTGCAGCCGTCGTCACGACGCCCGCCTATCCGAATCTGACGCTTCGGGGCCGGGTCAGCTACATCGACCCGCAAGTGAGCCCGGCGACGCGCACCGCCAAGTTGCGGGTCGAGGTGCCGAACCCTCGGGGCGATCTGCGGCTGGGCATGTATGCCGAGGTGGCGATCACCGGTGACTCAGCATCATCGGTGGTGCTGATTCCGCGAACCGCTGTCCAGAATGTCGGTAGTCGGGCAGTGGTGTACCTGGCGAGTGTCAAGGAGCCTGGCAGGTTCACTGAACGCGAGGTCGTCCTGGGCGGGGGGTCAGGCGATCGTGTCGAGGTCACGGGCGGTGTTCAGCCTGGCGACCGCGTCGTCACCCATGGGAGCTTTGCCCTCCGTGCCGAGCGCGAGCGCCTCGGGTTACGGCCACGTTCAGGGACGTCCCCGAACTCTCCGGCACCGGCGGCAGGAGCAGATCAATCTGAGGGGGCTGTTCAGTCGGTCCGGGTAGCCGTCACGGAGCAGGGCTTCGATCCGGTGAGGCTCACCCTTCAAGCCGGCGTCCCCGCAAGGCTAATCGTCACCAGGACTACGGACAACACATGCGGCACCGAGATCGCTGTCCCGTCCCTCGGTGTGAAGCGTGCACTGCCGCTCGACACTCCAGTCACGATTGACTTCACGCCCGCCAAGGCGGGAGAGATTGCCTTCGCGTGTGGGATGAACATGCTAAAGGGGGTGATTGTTGTGCAGTGA
- a CDS encoding tyrosine-type recombinase/integrase: MPQGALALYRRHLTECPHASKGNRWTRCQCPIWVQGSIGGEAVRRSMNTTNWTAASTSVHQWQSSGRIGVLKPELPSIVDAVAAFLKEAETRNLAATTIQKRRELLEGKLLPYCRSKGYRQLRDLTVDRLRAFRHGWTYSPLSAAKRLEYLRAFCRFCVDSGWMERNPASALKTTKVSHRPTLPYSDEEVDRLLEAARKMQGFGRYGPRIEPMILLLRYSGLRMQDAACLERKRLADDKLFLYQQKTGTPVYCPLPPGVVKTLAAVDNDNEQYFFYDGSSQPESMVKSWDRVFKKVGTTADPPVANCHPHRFRDTFAVSLLLKGVSLDSVSKLLGHSSIKITERHYAPWIKARQDHLESEVRKIWA; encoded by the coding sequence ATGCCTCAAGGCGCCCTCGCGCTGTACCGCCGCCACCTCACGGAATGCCCTCACGCGAGCAAGGGGAACCGGTGGACGCGCTGTCAGTGCCCCATCTGGGTCCAGGGCTCGATCGGTGGCGAGGCCGTCCGCCGCAGCATGAACACGACCAACTGGACGGCGGCGTCGACCAGCGTCCACCAGTGGCAGTCCTCGGGCCGCATCGGGGTTCTCAAGCCTGAGCTCCCGTCGATTGTCGATGCCGTCGCCGCGTTCCTCAAGGAGGCTGAGACCCGGAACCTGGCGGCGACCACGATTCAGAAACGCCGTGAACTGCTCGAAGGGAAGCTGCTGCCGTACTGCAGGTCCAAGGGCTACCGGCAACTGCGCGATCTGACCGTCGACCGGCTCCGAGCATTTCGCCACGGATGGACGTACTCGCCCTTGTCCGCCGCCAAGCGACTGGAGTACCTGCGCGCGTTTTGTCGGTTCTGCGTCGACTCCGGCTGGATGGAACGCAACCCGGCATCCGCGCTCAAGACGACGAAGGTGTCGCACCGCCCCACGCTCCCGTACTCCGACGAGGAGGTCGACCGTCTCTTGGAGGCCGCTCGGAAAATGCAGGGGTTCGGGCGCTACGGCCCGCGCATCGAGCCGATGATCCTCCTGCTTCGCTACTCCGGGCTGCGGATGCAGGATGCCGCCTGCCTGGAGCGGAAGCGCCTCGCGGACGACAAGCTCTTCCTCTACCAGCAGAAGACCGGGACGCCGGTCTACTGCCCGCTGCCACCGGGGGTGGTCAAGACGCTGGCCGCCGTCGACAACGACAACGAGCAGTACTTCTTCTACGACGGCAGCAGCCAGCCGGAGAGCATGGTCAAGAGCTGGGATCGTGTGTTCAAGAAGGTCGGCACCACTGCCGATCCGCCGGTGGCCAACTGCCATCCACACCGCTTCCGCGACACGTTTGCTGTATCCCTCCTGCTGAAGGGCGTGTCGCTCGACAGCGTGTCGAAGCTGCTCGGTCACAGCTCGATCAAGATTACGGAGCGACATTACGCCCCATGGATCAAAGCGAGGCAGGACCACCTCGAGAGTGAGGTCCGGAAGATCTGGGCGTGA
- a CDS encoding TolC family protein: MNPRMVPCVLIVALCLAAPAFAQAPTATSSAAERMVDPVNGLSLDQAIALSFEREPSLRAVRSQVEVAEAMKLQAALRPNPSVSVERREEPAGTDNLTTIGVQWPLDLFRKGSRVDVADGEISTARLAASDRERLLRAEVRAAYGALAVAIRDLAVLDETIGATRSQYELIRSRADEGAAPRLERDLLDVEVRRLESEQVLQLARVDATSFELKRVLGLRAAETVAIRNTLEDLVQRDRSSVPIGQDTPNVAEQRTDVREAAARVNVAEAKIDRAADAGRFDLSLFGSVMRMDMGFPQRGFAADGTLTRIRGVFRYVSVGAMVTLPLLDRNQGAVAAARAERAGAAAAHEAAVLSAQAELASARSRYEHAQRAVQLYPDRARVLARQNLAVVSQSYELGRLTVFDVLNEQRRYLDVERAYTHTLREVYEARTALDRALGERQ, from the coding sequence ATGAACCCGCGAATGGTGCCATGCGTCCTCATTGTCGCGCTGTGCCTGGCCGCGCCGGCATTCGCGCAGGCGCCAACGGCGACGTCGTCGGCAGCGGAGCGCATGGTCGATCCCGTGAACGGGCTTTCGCTCGACCAGGCCATTGCACTGTCTTTCGAACGGGAGCCCTCTCTGCGAGCTGTGCGGAGCCAGGTTGAGGTCGCAGAGGCGATGAAACTGCAGGCGGCGCTCAGACCCAACCCGTCAGTGTCCGTCGAGCGGCGCGAGGAGCCCGCCGGGACGGATAACCTGACGACGATTGGCGTGCAGTGGCCGCTCGACCTATTCCGAAAGGGCAGCCGTGTTGATGTGGCCGACGGCGAGATCTCGACTGCGCGACTCGCTGCCTCCGACCGCGAGCGACTCCTTCGGGCGGAGGTTCGCGCGGCATATGGAGCCCTGGCCGTCGCGATTCGCGACCTCGCGGTGCTCGACGAGACTATCGGCGCTACGCGGAGCCAGTATGAGCTCATTCGGTCACGGGCCGACGAGGGAGCCGCGCCTCGGCTAGAGCGCGACCTGTTGGATGTCGAGGTGCGGCGCCTCGAATCCGAACAGGTGCTCCAACTGGCACGAGTCGACGCCACCTCCTTCGAGCTGAAGCGAGTCTTGGGCTTGAGAGCCGCGGAGACGGTGGCGATTCGCAACACACTGGAAGACCTGGTTCAGCGCGATCGGTCGTCGGTCCCCATCGGCCAGGACACCCCGAACGTTGCCGAGCAGAGGACTGACGTGCGTGAGGCAGCCGCCCGCGTCAACGTTGCCGAGGCAAAGATCGACCGGGCCGCGGATGCTGGCCGCTTCGATCTCAGTCTCTTCGGCAGCGTCATGCGCATGGACATGGGCTTCCCTCAAAGAGGCTTCGCCGCCGACGGGACGCTGACGCGCATCCGTGGTGTGTTCCGCTACGTCTCGGTGGGGGCCATGGTCACGCTGCCCCTCCTCGACCGCAATCAGGGCGCTGTCGCCGCCGCCCGCGCCGAGCGGGCAGGCGCGGCTGCCGCCCATGAGGCCGCCGTGCTATCTGCTCAGGCAGAGCTGGCCTCGGCTCGTTCACGTTACGAGCACGCGCAGCGCGCCGTGCAGCTCTACCCCGATCGGGCTCGGGTGCTGGCGCGCCAAAACCTGGCGGTCGTCAGCCAGAGTTATGAGCTCGGACGGCTCACGGTGTTCGACGTGTTGAACGAACAGCGCCGGTATCTGGACGTCGAGCGTGCGTACACGCATACGTTGCGAGAGGTGTACGAAGCTCGAACGGCGCTCGATCGGGCGCTCGGAGAACGCCAATGA
- a CDS encoding HigA family addiction module antitoxin: MPSKSTSRTITRDANWLGPAIHPGELLLEEYLKPMDIGQVEAAKALGVSLNRLNELVLGKRGVTADTALRLARFLKTSPQLWMRLQADWDLHQAMAREGRKAS, encoded by the coding sequence ATGCCTTCGAAGTCGACGTCGAGGACTATCACTAGAGACGCGAACTGGCTCGGCCCGGCCATCCACCCAGGAGAGCTGCTGCTCGAGGAGTACCTGAAGCCGATGGACATCGGCCAGGTCGAGGCGGCGAAGGCGCTCGGCGTGTCGCTCAATCGGCTCAACGAGCTGGTTCTTGGCAAGCGTGGCGTCACGGCCGACACCGCGCTCAGGCTGGCGCGGTTCCTGAAGACCTCGCCGCAGTTGTGGATGCGTCTGCAGGCCGACTGGGACCTGCACCAGGCGATGGCCCGGGAAGGGCGGAAGGCGTCGTAA
- a CDS encoding PLP-dependent aminotransferase family protein — protein sequence MQLSRYTALADLVQAEISAGRLRPGDRLPTQREFAQAHGIATSTAIRAYAELVRRGLVAGEVGRGTFVRTSPPSGVTLAAGIGDRVNLAVNIPLLPTQAALLSASAAHTTRRARVVGAAMETVVPQGTAMARRTVASLVARKRWHASPDNLLFTGNGRQALAAVLAAVVPPGQRLGVEALSYQSVVGIAARLGIEVVPLPMDAYGLRPDGLARAHERHALRAVYLQPTLHNPLGITMPLRRRVEIVRTLGALDLTGIEDHVCAFLADDGSPLAALAPDRVVLLDSLSKRVAPGLTLGWVWAPTRVLAAIAEAIRAAALVPSGLALELSVRWIADGTVARLVRDKRRDATRRQAVLQRTCHGLTIQADPRAYHAWLVLPEPWRAESFTAASAERGIAVAPATAFAVGTGHAPNAVRLALASPSTKVLAESLRSLRALALSAPQSVSLE from the coding sequence GTGCAACTGTCACGTTACACGGCGCTGGCCGACCTGGTACAGGCGGAGATCTCGGCGGGACGACTCCGGCCGGGCGACCGACTGCCCACGCAACGCGAATTCGCCCAGGCGCACGGCATCGCCACCTCCACGGCCATCCGCGCGTATGCCGAGCTGGTGCGGCGCGGACTCGTGGCGGGCGAGGTCGGGCGCGGCACGTTCGTGCGGACGAGTCCACCGTCTGGCGTCACGCTGGCTGCGGGGATCGGCGATCGCGTCAACCTGGCCGTCAACATCCCGCTGTTGCCCACGCAAGCCGCGCTGCTCAGCGCGTCGGCCGCACACACGACACGGCGCGCGAGGGTCGTCGGTGCCGCGATGGAGACCGTGGTGCCACAGGGCACGGCCATGGCTCGACGCACCGTGGCGTCCCTCGTCGCGCGCAAGCGCTGGCACGCCAGCCCCGACAATCTCCTGTTCACCGGGAATGGCCGGCAGGCCCTGGCCGCGGTGCTGGCCGCGGTCGTGCCTCCCGGACAGCGCCTGGGCGTGGAAGCCCTGTCATACCAGTCGGTGGTGGGGATCGCGGCGCGACTGGGCATCGAGGTGGTGCCCCTGCCGATGGACGCCTACGGACTGCGACCAGACGGCCTCGCCCGGGCACACGAACGGCATGCCCTGCGCGCCGTCTACCTGCAGCCAACGCTGCACAATCCGCTGGGGATCACGATGCCCCTTCGGCGCCGCGTCGAGATTGTCCGCACCCTAGGTGCACTCGACCTCACGGGCATCGAGGACCACGTGTGCGCGTTCCTCGCCGACGACGGGTCGCCGCTGGCGGCGCTCGCACCCGATCGGGTCGTGCTCCTGGACAGCCTTTCGAAACGCGTGGCGCCCGGGCTCACGCTGGGCTGGGTCTGGGCCCCTACGCGCGTCCTCGCGGCGATTGCCGAGGCGATCCGCGCAGCGGCTCTGGTACCCTCGGGACTCGCGCTCGAGCTCTCGGTGCGCTGGATTGCCGACGGCACAGTGGCCCGTCTCGTGCGCGACAAGCGTCGCGATGCCACCCGCCGGCAGGCGGTCTTGCAGCGCACCTGCCACGGCCTGACGATTCAGGCCGATCCACGGGCCTACCACGCGTGGCTAGTACTTCCGGAACCCTGGCGCGCCGAGTCGTTCACCGCCGCCTCCGCAGAGCGCGGCATCGCGGTGGCGCCAGCTACGGCCTTTGCCGTGGGCACCGGGCACGCGCCAAACGCCGTGCGCCTGGCCTTGGCCAGCCCATCGACCAAGGTGCTCGCCGAGAGCCTGCGGAGCTTGCGGGCACTCGCGCTCTCGGCCCCCCAGTCTGTCAGCCTCGAGTGA
- a CDS encoding aminotransferase class V-fold PLP-dependent enzyme, whose product MTNLENGYWGVMATPVFAAYKGHLERVNTDGVYYIRTTYAQELEAARTRVADAVGAGVDEIAFTRGATEAMQVLIGGYNKLKPGDAVLYGDLDYQGMQYAMNWLQERRGVRVVKVAMPEPATSARILETYGVALDANPDVRLMLLMHCSHKTGLVFPVPEIVALARARGVDVLVDAAQSWGQIPVDVTTLGADFVGFTLQKWIAGPVGLGAVYIRKSRLGDIDRMMHDEDNPADSILSRVHSGTVNFAAMLTAPAALAFHDQIGGANKAARLRFLRDRWVDAVRHLPGVEILTPDEPGRAGGMTSFRLNGTSTAHNQALIETLRDRYRLFTARRTGIARGDCVRVTPALYNSVADVDRLAAAITELARR is encoded by the coding sequence GTGACGAATCTGGAGAACGGCTACTGGGGTGTGATGGCCACGCCGGTGTTCGCCGCCTACAAGGGGCACTTGGAACGCGTCAACACCGACGGCGTGTACTACATTCGCACCACCTACGCGCAGGAGCTCGAAGCGGCGCGAACACGGGTGGCCGACGCCGTCGGCGCTGGGGTAGACGAAATCGCCTTCACGCGAGGTGCGACGGAGGCGATGCAGGTGCTCATCGGCGGCTACAACAAGCTGAAGCCAGGCGACGCCGTGCTCTACGGCGATCTCGACTACCAAGGCATGCAGTACGCGATGAACTGGCTCCAGGAGCGGCGTGGCGTGCGGGTGGTGAAGGTGGCGATGCCGGAGCCCGCCACGTCTGCACGGATCCTCGAGACCTACGGCGTCGCACTCGACGCCAACCCGGACGTGCGCCTGATGCTGCTCATGCACTGCAGTCACAAGACCGGGCTCGTCTTCCCGGTGCCCGAGATCGTGGCGCTGGCGCGGGCGCGCGGCGTCGACGTGCTGGTGGACGCGGCGCAGTCCTGGGGGCAGATCCCGGTCGATGTGACGACACTGGGCGCCGACTTCGTCGGCTTCACGCTCCAGAAATGGATTGCCGGCCCGGTCGGCCTCGGTGCTGTCTACATCCGGAAGTCCCGACTGGGCGACATCGACCGCATGATGCACGACGAAGACAACCCGGCTGACAGCATCCTGAGCCGCGTGCATTCCGGCACCGTCAATTTTGCGGCCATGCTGACGGCGCCGGCGGCGCTGGCCTTCCACGACCAGATCGGGGGAGCGAACAAGGCGGCCCGCCTGCGCTTCCTTCGTGACCGGTGGGTGGACGCCGTGCGCCACCTTCCCGGGGTCGAGATCCTCACGCCCGACGAGCCCGGCCGCGCGGGAGGCATGACCTCGTTCCGTCTCAACGGCACCAGCACCGCGCACAACCAGGCGCTGATCGAGACGCTTCGCGATCGCTATCGCCTGTTCACGGCACGCCGCACCGGGATCGCCCGCGGTGATTGCGTCCGGGTCACGCCGGCCCTCTACAACAGCGTCGCCGACGTCGACCGGCTCGCCGCGGCCATCACGGAGCTGGCGCGTCGATGA
- a CDS encoding type II toxin-antitoxin system RelE/ParE family toxin, with amino-acid sequence MIQSFRNETTADLFRQRNTRAARRIPQALWRGVQRKLKLLDAAARLDDLLVPAGNRLEALKGDRSGRHSIRVNDQYRITFRWESGHAFEVDVEDYH; translated from the coding sequence GTGATTCAGTCGTTTCGCAACGAGACGACGGCTGACCTGTTCCGGCAGCGCAACACTCGCGCCGCCAGGCGGATCCCGCAAGCGCTGTGGCGGGGAGTCCAGCGAAAGCTCAAGCTGCTCGACGCGGCCGCCCGGCTGGACGACCTGCTCGTGCCTGCAGGCAACCGTCTCGAAGCCCTGAAGGGCGACCGCTCCGGCCGACACAGCATTCGCGTCAACGATCAGTACCGCATCACCTTTCGGTGGGAGAGTGGCCATGCCTTCGAAGTCGACGTCGAGGACTATCACTAG
- a CDS encoding CusA/CzcA family heavy metal efflux RND transporter — protein MINRLIDVALKHRFIVIALYLGLAGWGWWALQATPVDAIPDLSDNQVIVFTDWPGHSPQEVEDQVTYPLTSNLQGLAGVRVVRSQSAFGFSMVYVVFEDDVDLYFARTRVLERMSLVAKALPAGVVPTLGPDATGVGHVFWYTVESPSHSLRDLRTLQDWFIRYQLNAVPGVAEVASVGGHVQQYQVDVDPNRLRTYGLPLSAVVSAVRDSNLNVGGNVLESNGAWLIVRGVGLIESVDDVKRIVVGATKGVPVYVDQIANVQIGNAFRVASLVKGTQEAVGGVVVARTGVNTKQVIDAVKARIAQIQPGLPPGVSIVPFYDRSELIEQSVDTLRVALLEEIALVTLAHVVFLMHFRSILIVTIPLPLAVLMSFLGMYYAGISSNIMSLAGIAIAIGVLVDAGIVVTENAFRYVEQRAIDTRDRRAVWDTVRDSTRLVGRPVFFSMAIILLAFIPVFALTGQEGKLFHPLAFTKTFAVLAATVVAVTLVPVLCSLLLGGRLHSEDANPVMRSLRRLYEPALRMALAHRISTIAVAALLFVGALFVARGIGSEFMPALNEGDLMFMPIADPSVSLDENTRIAAQQNAALMTFPEVEYVVAKVARADTSTDPAPLNMTETIVHLKPTQEWREGMTLDRLRADMGRAVQLPGVSNIWTMPIINRIDMLTTGIRSEVGVKIFGTDLTVLEDLARRVADAVRGVPGASNVYPEQVTSGQYLNIGVNRAAAARYGVGVGDIQQVVETAIGETALTTTIEGRRRFPVRVRYAPQYRADPQALGQVLVATPSGAQIPLSEVASIEHARGPAMISSENGLLLATVLLNVQGRDVGGFVEEARATVARDVVLPAGYYVGWSGRWENQERARARLQVVLPIVLLVIFVLLYFTYHSLLEAAHVLLAVPFALTGGVYLLWLLGYNFSVAVWVGFIALFGTAVQTGVVMVIYLEEAVERKRQELGGTLTRAALKDAVIEGALLRLRPKVMTVSTVIAGLLPIMWSTRAGAEVMKPLATPVLGGMASSLLHVLIVTPVIFFWIRERRLGLQHEAVGQREGGPMSRRNLLVAAAVIAITGAAATLVWRASPPTGDSDSAVGSTVIQTVQAGELDVVLLAPAGALHQGRNSFTIEFRRAGTTTLVDAGTVRASANMPMPGMVMSGGMQVTPTAVPGRYSATAEFGMAGAWQMAIEWSGPAGAGSVRFEGGVQ, from the coding sequence ATGATCAACCGCCTCATCGACGTTGCACTGAAGCACCGCTTTATCGTGATCGCGCTGTACCTCGGCCTCGCTGGCTGGGGCTGGTGGGCCTTGCAGGCTACGCCAGTCGATGCGATCCCGGACCTCTCCGACAACCAGGTGATCGTCTTCACCGACTGGCCGGGCCACAGCCCACAGGAGGTCGAAGACCAGGTCACGTATCCGCTCACCAGCAATCTGCAGGGGCTCGCAGGCGTTCGCGTGGTCCGGTCCCAGTCGGCCTTTGGCTTCTCGATGGTCTACGTCGTCTTCGAAGACGACGTAGACCTGTACTTCGCACGCACCCGCGTGCTGGAGCGGATGAGTCTCGTGGCGAAGGCGCTGCCGGCCGGCGTCGTGCCAACCCTCGGGCCGGACGCCACCGGAGTCGGCCACGTCTTCTGGTACACCGTCGAGAGTCCGAGCCATTCGCTGCGTGACCTGCGCACTCTGCAGGACTGGTTCATCCGGTATCAACTGAACGCCGTGCCCGGTGTGGCGGAAGTGGCTTCCGTCGGTGGGCACGTGCAGCAGTACCAGGTCGACGTCGACCCCAATCGCCTGCGGACCTACGGTCTGCCGCTCAGCGCTGTGGTGTCGGCAGTCCGAGACAGCAATCTGAACGTCGGTGGCAACGTCCTCGAATCCAACGGCGCCTGGCTGATCGTTCGGGGCGTCGGCTTGATCGAATCCGTCGACGACGTGAAACGGATCGTGGTCGGTGCGACCAAGGGCGTTCCGGTGTACGTCGATCAGATCGCCAACGTCCAGATCGGTAATGCGTTCCGCGTGGCGTCACTCGTCAAGGGCACCCAAGAGGCCGTCGGCGGTGTCGTGGTAGCCCGCACTGGGGTCAATACCAAGCAAGTGATCGACGCTGTCAAGGCACGCATCGCGCAGATACAGCCTGGCCTACCGCCGGGTGTCTCCATCGTCCCGTTCTACGACCGGTCGGAACTCATCGAGCAGTCCGTCGACACGCTGCGCGTGGCGCTGCTCGAGGAGATCGCGCTGGTCACGCTGGCGCACGTGGTGTTCCTGATGCACTTCCGGTCCATCTTGATCGTGACAATCCCGCTGCCGCTGGCGGTGCTCATGTCGTTCCTGGGCATGTACTACGCGGGCATCTCGTCGAACATCATGAGCTTGGCCGGGATCGCCATCGCCATCGGAGTACTGGTCGATGCCGGCATCGTGGTCACCGAGAACGCCTTCCGCTACGTCGAGCAACGCGCCATCGACACGCGCGATCGACGTGCCGTGTGGGACACCGTTCGCGACTCCACGCGGCTCGTTGGGCGGCCGGTCTTCTTTTCCATGGCGATCATCCTGCTCGCCTTCATCCCCGTTTTTGCGCTGACCGGGCAGGAGGGCAAGCTCTTTCACCCGCTCGCATTCACCAAGACATTCGCCGTGCTGGCGGCCACCGTAGTCGCGGTCACGCTGGTGCCGGTGCTCTGCTCGCTCCTTCTCGGAGGCCGGCTCCACTCCGAAGATGCCAATCCGGTGATGCGAAGCCTCCGTCGCCTCTACGAGCCCGCTCTCCGCATGGCGCTGGCGCACCGCATCTCGACCATCGCCGTCGCCGCATTGCTGTTCGTCGGCGCGCTGTTCGTGGCTCGAGGCATCGGGAGTGAGTTCATGCCCGCCCTGAACGAGGGCGACCTCATGTTCATGCCGATCGCCGATCCGAGCGTCTCGCTGGACGAGAACACCCGCATCGCCGCGCAACAGAACGCGGCGCTGATGACATTTCCAGAAGTGGAGTACGTCGTCGCCAAGGTGGCACGGGCAGACACGTCTACGGACCCCGCACCGTTGAACATGACGGAAACCATCGTGCACCTGAAGCCGACACAAGAGTGGCGGGAAGGGATGACGCTCGACCGCCTGCGTGCCGACATGGGGCGCGCGGTGCAGTTGCCTGGCGTCTCGAACATCTGGACGATGCCCATCATCAACCGCATCGACATGTTGACCACCGGGATTCGATCGGAGGTGGGCGTCAAGATCTTCGGCACCGATCTGACGGTGCTCGAGGACCTCGCGCGCCGGGTGGCGGACGCGGTCCGCGGGGTGCCTGGCGCCAGCAACGTGTATCCCGAACAGGTTACGAGCGGCCAATACCTCAACATCGGGGTGAATCGAGCGGCGGCCGCCCGGTACGGCGTTGGCGTCGGTGACATTCAGCAGGTCGTGGAGACGGCAATCGGCGAGACCGCGCTCACGACGACTATTGAAGGACGCCGCAGGTTTCCGGTGCGCGTCCGGTATGCGCCGCAGTACCGCGCCGATCCGCAGGCACTCGGGCAAGTGCTTGTCGCGACGCCAAGCGGCGCGCAGATTCCCCTGTCCGAGGTCGCGAGCATCGAGCATGCGCGAGGCCCCGCGATGATCTCGTCCGAAAATGGCTTGCTGCTCGCGACGGTTCTACTGAACGTGCAAGGCCGGGATGTCGGCGGGTTCGTCGAGGAGGCGCGCGCGACCGTCGCCCGCGATGTCGTGCTGCCAGCAGGCTACTACGTCGGCTGGAGCGGCCGATGGGAGAACCAGGAGCGGGCACGGGCTCGTCTGCAGGTAGTGCTGCCGATCGTGCTGCTCGTCATATTCGTCCTCCTCTACTTCACCTACCACTCACTGCTCGAAGCGGCGCACGTGCTGCTGGCCGTGCCGTTTGCCTTGACCGGCGGCGTCTACCTGCTGTGGCTGCTTGGCTACAACTTCTCGGTCGCGGTGTGGGTGGGGTTCATCGCGCTGTTCGGCACTGCCGTGCAAACCGGCGTCGTGATGGTGATCTACCTGGAGGAGGCAGTGGAACGAAAGCGACAGGAACTGGGCGGCACGCTCACGAGGGCGGCTTTGAAAGACGCGGTCATCGAAGGCGCGCTGCTCCGGCTTCGGCCGAAGGTGATGACGGTATCCACGGTCATCGCGGGCCTGCTCCCCATCATGTGGAGCACCCGCGCCGGCGCCGAGGTGATGAAGCCGCTCGCCACGCCAGTGCTCGGCGGGATGGCGTCATCGCTTCTGCACGTGCTCATCGTGACGCCGGTCATCTTCTTCTGGATTCGGGAACGGCGGCTGGGCCTCCAGCACGAGGCCGTGGGGCAGCGCGAGGGAGGGCCGATGAGCAGGCGCAATCTTCTCGTCGCGGCGGCCGTGATCGCGATCACCGGAGCCGCGGCCACGCTCGTGTGGAGAGCGTCCCCGCCAACTGGCGATTCGGATAGCGCCGTCGGAAGCACTGTGATCCAAACGGTACAAGCGGGCGAGCTCGATGTGGTGTTGCTTGCACCGGCGGGAGCGCTGCATCAGGGGCGCAACAGCTTCACCATCGAGTTTCGACGCGCCGGGACAACGACACTGGTCGACGCTGGCACCGTCCGAGCGAGCGCCAACATGCCGATGCCGGGCATGGTGATGTCGGGCGGAATGCAGGTGACACCGACCGCCGTTCCAGGCCGGTACTCGGCGACGGCGGAGTTCGGCATGGCGGGGGCATGGCAGATGGCCATCGAGTGGAGCGGCCCCGCCGGTGCCGGGTCTGTGAGATTTGAAGGAGGCGTGCAATGA